A stretch of Tenrec ecaudatus isolate mTenEca1 chromosome 2, mTenEca1.hap1, whole genome shotgun sequence DNA encodes these proteins:
- the CXCL14 gene encoding C-X-C motif chemokine 14, producing the protein MRLLTAALLLLLLALCAARVDGSKCKCSRKGPKIRYSDVKKLEMKPKYPHCEEKMVIITTKSVSRYRGQEHCLHPKLQSTKRFIKWYNAWNEKRRVYEE; encoded by the exons ATGAGGCTCCTGACGGCCGCgctgctcctgctgctcctgGCGCTGTGCGCCGCGCGCGTGGACG GGTCCAAATGCAAGTGCTCCCGGAAGGGACCCAAGATCCGCTACagcgatgtgaagaagctggaaatGAAGCCAAAGTACCCGCACTGCGAGGAGAAGATGGTTAT CATCACCACCAAGAGTGTGTCCAGGTACCGGGGCCAGGAGCACTGCCTGCACCCCAAGCTGCAGAGCACCAAGCGCTTCATCAAGTGGTACAACGCGTGGAACGAGAAGCGCAG GGTCTACGAAGAATAG